A stretch of the Equus caballus isolate H_3958 breed thoroughbred chromosome X, TB-T2T, whole genome shotgun sequence genome encodes the following:
- the LOC111771554 gene encoding thymosin beta-4-like: MSDKQDMAEVQKFKKSKLKKRNPLLFTEAIEQEKQGSES; the protein is encoded by the coding sequence ATGTCTGACAAACAAGATATGGCAGAGGTTCAGAAATTCAAGAAATCTAAATTGAAGAAGAGAAATCCACTGCTTTTCACAGAAGCAATTGAACAGGAGAAGCAAGGAAGTGAATCTTAA